One window from the genome of Egibacteraceae bacterium encodes:
- a CDS encoding TA system VapC family ribonuclease toxin, with translation MKLVDTNLLLYAVDDTSVHHAVVRPWLETKLSGTETIGFAWNAMLGFVRLSTSAHVFSVPLTVDRALDLLEAWLAQPCAAVLQPTKRHTAVLRDLLAPLGTAGNLTSDAHLAALALEHGAQICSTDGDFARFRGVELVNPLRS, from the coding sequence GTGAAGCTCGTCGACACGAACCTGCTCCTGTACGCCGTCGATGACACCTCCGTGCACCACGCGGTCGTCAGGCCGTGGCTCGAGACAAAGCTGTCGGGCACCGAGACGATCGGCTTCGCCTGGAACGCCATGCTCGGGTTCGTCCGGCTGTCCACGAGCGCCCACGTGTTCTCTGTGCCCTTGACAGTCGATCGGGCGCTCGACCTGCTCGAGGCCTGGCTGGCGCAGCCTTGCGCTGCCGTCCTCCAGCCCACCAAGCGGCACACCGCGGTGCTGCGCGACCTGCTCGCGCCGCTCGGGACGGCCGGCAACCTCACCAGCGACGCGCACCTGGCCGCCCTGGCGCTGGAGCACGGTGCCCAGATCTGCTCCACCGATGGGGATTTCGCCCGCTTCCGGGGCGTCGAGCTCGTCAACCCGCTGCGAAGCTGA
- a CDS encoding zf-HC2 domain-containing protein → MGTDADKHRYFEDMAVAHVLGGLDESDGRVFRSHLLQCPDCRTHVGELRALAHDLADVERDERRVRSAKSVETKRREDADQADEDDEPLPAPVASRVPRLLALVGVLVLLGLAGWNFTLRSSLANQEAIVATVTDAAELLEFGDEVAWQAHADGVDASLRMDGDRLVLLVTGLAGGDTTHAIYQLDGDGDVVASEPVEVRDGRLYYLVPLLADSRRLVVTRPDQALSDRPAGQEVLEATLPADR, encoded by the coding sequence ATGGGGACCGACGCCGACAAGCACCGATACTTCGAGGACATGGCCGTCGCCCATGTCCTCGGTGGCCTCGACGAGTCCGACGGCCGCGTCTTTCGCTCCCATCTCCTGCAATGCCCTGACTGCCGCACCCACGTGGGGGAGCTCCGGGCCCTCGCCCACGATCTCGCCGACGTCGAACGCGACGAGCGGCGCGTGCGGTCGGCCAAGTCCGTGGAGACCAAGCGTCGGGAGGACGCCGACCAGGCGGACGAGGACGACGAACCGCTGCCTGCCCCGGTGGCGTCCCGTGTCCCCCGCCTGCTCGCGCTGGTCGGCGTGCTCGTCCTCCTGGGCCTCGCCGGGTGGAACTTCACCCTGCGCAGCTCGCTGGCGAACCAGGAGGCGATCGTCGCCACGGTCACCGATGCCGCCGAGCTGCTCGAGTTCGGGGACGAGGTCGCCTGGCAGGCCCACGCCGACGGTGTCGACGCCAGCCTCAGGATGGATGGGGACCGCCTCGTGCTGCTGGTCACCGGCCTGGCCGGCGGCGACACCACCCACGCGATCTACCAGCTCGACGGTGACGGCGACGTGGTGGCCAGCGAGCCGGTGGAGGTCCGCGACGGCCGGCTGTACTACCTCGTCCCGCTCCTCGCCGACAGCCGCCGCCTGGTGGTGACCCGGCCTGACCAGGCGCTCTCCGACCGTCCGGCGGGGCAGGAGGTGTTGGAGGCGACACTGCCCGCTGACCGGTAG
- a CDS encoding hydantoinase/oxoprolinase family protein yields the protein MATSDSRAVPAPAAAGVDVGGTFTDVVMLDTPGQRRHRAVKVPTTPGGQAQGVVAGLERAAGTHPPLIAHGSTAATNAVLERAVARTVLVTTDGFADVLAIARQDRPALYDLGPVRPPPLVDRSDVVTVHERTTSDGRPVVALTDEEIDRVVDAVAARTPEAVAVSLLFAYAGPAHEERLCAALADRLGVPITRSTALLPEFREFERASTCVLNAAVAPVMHRYLTGLADRLPESRISVMTSGGGTAALDVVACDPVHTLLSGPAAGVVAAGAIAVSAGFSDAVAFDMGGTSTDVCLIRDGRPDVATEAEIGGLPFRTPAVAIHTVGAGGGSIAWVDRGGALRVGPRSAGAVPGPACYGLGGTEPTVTDAHCLLGHLDPEREMGGGLRLAAQAAREVMDGIESGPHGVLTVVQATMARALRRVTTERGVDPGSLALVAYGGAGPLHAAALARELGYAAVVVPPAPGVLSALGLLLAPPRHESSRTVMADARDDLASAWAGLEQEAEATLAAQGVSGPVTRSRLADCRYAGQSHELRVDGDGDLAEALHTAHHEAYGYAMPDEQVTVVTVRVVATATPVLPAPPTHWDQGPARPERRRRVGVGGEEMDARVLDRAVLSPGDTVTGPALVEQPDSTTLLGPGDVAEVDQAANLVLRWEQP from the coding sequence GTGGCGACATCCGATTCGCGAGCAGTGCCCGCGCCGGCGGCGGCGGGCGTCGATGTCGGCGGGACGTTCACCGACGTCGTGATGCTCGACACCCCCGGGCAGCGACGACATCGGGCCGTGAAGGTGCCGACCACCCCCGGGGGCCAGGCGCAGGGCGTCGTCGCCGGTCTGGAACGGGCGGCGGGGACCCACCCGCCGCTGATCGCCCACGGGTCCACGGCAGCCACCAACGCCGTGCTGGAGCGGGCCGTCGCCCGCACGGTGCTGGTCACCACGGACGGGTTCGCGGACGTGCTCGCGATCGCCCGCCAGGACCGACCGGCCCTCTACGACCTGGGCCCGGTGAGGCCCCCTCCACTCGTGGACCGCAGCGACGTGGTGACCGTGCACGAGCGCACCACGTCCGACGGTCGGCCCGTGGTGGCGCTCACGGACGAGGAGATCGACCGTGTGGTCGACGCCGTCGCGGCACGCACACCTGAAGCCGTTGCCGTCAGCCTGCTGTTCGCCTACGCCGGCCCTGCCCACGAGGAGCGGCTGTGCGCCGCGCTGGCCGACCGGCTGGGTGTCCCGATCACCCGATCAACGGCGCTGCTCCCCGAGTTCCGCGAGTTCGAACGCGCCTCGACCTGCGTCCTCAACGCCGCGGTCGCGCCGGTCATGCACCGCTACCTCACCGGTCTGGCGGACCGATTGCCGGAGAGCCGCATCAGCGTCATGACGTCCGGCGGCGGTACGGCCGCCCTGGACGTGGTGGCGTGCGACCCGGTCCACACGCTGCTGTCGGGGCCGGCCGCCGGGGTCGTGGCCGCCGGCGCGATCGCCGTGTCTGCCGGCTTCTCCGACGCGGTGGCCTTCGACATGGGCGGCACCTCCACCGACGTCTGCTTGATCCGCGACGGGCGGCCCGACGTGGCCACCGAGGCGGAGATCGGCGGGTTGCCCTTCCGCACGCCGGCGGTGGCCATCCACACCGTCGGGGCGGGCGGGGGCTCGATCGCCTGGGTCGATCGGGGCGGCGCGCTGCGGGTCGGGCCGCGGTCGGCGGGGGCAGTACCCGGGCCGGCCTGCTACGGGCTCGGCGGGACCGAGCCGACGGTCACCGATGCGCACTGCCTGCTCGGCCACCTCGATCCGGAGCGGGAGATGGGCGGCGGCCTGCGGCTCGCTGCGCAGGCCGCCCGGGAAGTCATGGACGGCATCGAGAGCGGGCCGCACGGGGTCCTCACCGTCGTGCAGGCGACGATGGCGCGCGCCCTGCGCCGCGTCACCACCGAGCGCGGGGTGGACCCGGGTAGTCTCGCCCTCGTCGCCTACGGCGGGGCGGGCCCGCTGCACGCAGCCGCGCTGGCTCGCGAGCTGGGGTACGCGGCGGTGGTCGTCCCCCCCGCGCCCGGCGTGCTGTCGGCGCTGGGTCTGCTTCTGGCACCACCCCGCCATGAATCCTCCCGCACGGTGATGGCCGACGCCCGGGACGACCTCGCGTCCGCATGGGCTGGCCTCGAGCAGGAGGCCGAGGCCACGCTGGCGGCCCAGGGGGTCTCCGGGCCCGTGACCCGGAGCAGGCTGGCCGACTGCCGCTACGCCGGCCAGTCCCATGAGCTGCGGGTGGACGGCGACGGGGACCTGGCCGAGGCCCTGCACACCGCCCACCACGAGGCCTACGGCTACGCGATGCCCGACGAACAGGTCACGGTCGTGACCGTGCGGGTGGTGGCCACCGCGACGCCCGTGCTCCCGGCGCCGCCGACCCACTGGGACCAGGGACCGGCCCGGCCGGAGCGCCGCCGGCGTGTCGGTGTGGGCGGCGAGGAGATGGACGCCCGGGTGCTCGACCGAGCCGTGCTGTCACCCGGCGACACGGTCACGGGACCGGCGCTGGTCGAGCAGCCCGACTCCACCACCCTGCTCGGGCCGGGCGACGTCGCCGAGGTCGACCAGGCCGCGAACCTGGTGCTGCGCTGGGAGCAGCCGTGA
- a CDS encoding hydantoinase B/oxoprolinase family protein codes for MTPVELEVTRHALDGVAEEMGIALMRAAYSPNIKERRDCSAAVFDPRGGMVSQAEHIPVHLGSMPASVRAALDAFGGELAKDVQVAVNDPYAGGTHLPDITLVEGVRDEAGRLLGYVANRAHHADVGGAAPGSMPASATDIVEEGLRIPPVVVADAAGPREDVLALIAANSRTPAERRGDLRAQFAANHVGARRLRELAGRWGPDGLAAACAAVCDYSERRVRAAVLDIPDGTYAFADVLELGAHGEPEIRVAVTVDGDEVTADFAGTAPQVPVNVNAVFAVTLSATWFVFRMLTDPGAPPNAGAYRAVHVRAPEGSLVHAAHPAPVAAGNVETSQRIVDVLLGAFAQALPDRVPAASQGTMNNLLIGAAGGAAAFSYYETLAGGEGGTPSRPGMSGVHTGMTNTRNTPAEAIELAYPLRVWRAELRDGSGGDGRHPGGEGIVREIEVLTDATLTLQTERRAHAPWGLAGGEDGATGRNVLVHTDGTEENLAAKGTWRLHAGARVRVETPGGGGWGAA; via the coding sequence GTGACGCCCGTCGAGCTGGAGGTCACCCGGCACGCCCTGGACGGCGTCGCCGAGGAGATGGGGATCGCCCTCATGCGCGCCGCCTACTCCCCCAACATCAAGGAACGGCGGGACTGCTCCGCCGCGGTGTTCGACCCCCGGGGCGGCATGGTTTCCCAGGCCGAGCACATCCCGGTGCACCTCGGGTCGATGCCCGCGTCGGTGCGCGCCGCCCTCGACGCCTTCGGCGGCGAGTTGGCGAAGGACGTCCAGGTCGCCGTGAACGACCCGTACGCGGGCGGGACGCACCTGCCCGACATCACCCTCGTGGAGGGCGTCCGCGACGAGGCGGGCCGCCTGCTCGGCTACGTGGCCAACCGCGCCCACCATGCCGACGTCGGTGGTGCGGCACCGGGCTCCATGCCGGCCTCGGCCACCGACATCGTCGAGGAGGGTCTGCGGATCCCGCCGGTCGTCGTCGCGGACGCCGCCGGGCCGCGCGAGGACGTCCTCGCGCTGATCGCGGCCAACTCGCGGACCCCCGCCGAGCGTCGCGGTGACCTGCGGGCCCAGTTCGCCGCCAACCACGTCGGGGCCCGACGCCTGCGGGAGCTCGCCGGCCGGTGGGGCCCCGACGGGCTGGCCGCCGCCTGTGCGGCGGTGTGCGACTACAGCGAGCGGCGGGTCAGGGCCGCGGTCCTCGACATCCCCGACGGCACGTACGCCTTCGCCGACGTGCTGGAGCTCGGCGCGCACGGCGAGCCCGAGATCCGCGTGGCCGTCACCGTCGACGGGGACGAGGTCACCGCGGACTTCGCCGGGACCGCCCCGCAGGTGCCGGTGAACGTGAACGCGGTCTTCGCCGTGACCCTGTCGGCCACGTGGTTCGTGTTCCGGATGCTCACCGATCCCGGCGCCCCGCCCAACGCGGGGGCGTACCGGGCGGTGCACGTCCGGGCGCCCGAGGGCAGCCTCGTGCACGCCGCGCATCCGGCACCGGTGGCGGCGGGCAACGTGGAGACCAGCCAGCGCATCGTCGACGTGCTGCTCGGCGCGTTCGCCCAGGCGCTGCCCGACCGGGTCCCGGCGGCCAGCCAGGGCACGATGAACAACCTGCTCATCGGGGCGGCGGGCGGAGCCGCGGCCTTCAGCTACTACGAGACGCTCGCCGGGGGCGAGGGTGGCACGCCATCCCGGCCCGGGATGAGCGGGGTGCACACCGGCATGACCAACACCCGCAACACGCCCGCCGAGGCGATTGAGCTGGCGTACCCGCTGCGGGTGTGGCGCGCGGAGCTGCGCGACGGATCGGGCGGTGATGGCCGCCACCCCGGCGGCGAGGGCATCGTCCGCGAGATCGAGGTGCTCACCGACGCCACCCTGACGCTGCAGACCGAGCGGCGCGCCCACGCTCCCTGGGGGCTGGCCGGCGGCGAGGACGGCGCCACGGGCCGCAACGTGCTGGTCCACACCGACGGTACCGAGGAGAATCTCGCCGCCAAGGGCACCTGGCGGCTGCACGCGGGCGCTCGCGTGCGGGTGGAGACCCCGGGCGGCGGCGGCTGGGGCGCCGCGTAG
- a CDS encoding LCP family protein, translating into MGDDGWGPVERGGGDTEGPPATPPEPAADTEGQPAAPAQPAADTGGFGPVQRGRARPTRNAARQVGGERPPPTPADRGTSPAAAPHRARRLTPRRSARVLLLAVAVLGLAVAGTGAVLAVYTSTQINRVQVDGLGSADGRMNVLVVGNDSRQGLTDEELLELGTEAVDGDRTDTIFLLSISGGRAAMLSLPRDLYVTRCDGTQGRINAAYALGGPTCMAQTVTQMSGIPVTHYAEVNFLGFIKIVDAVGGVTLFFEEAFVDRPAGIDVPAGCQRLDGSQSIGFVRARTVDGDLGRIARQQRFIAELADEVTQPSTLLNPVRLFVTGGSAGRALTASENLGLVDLLRLARAGRGFAGDGLATYTVPAGNARIGGAAVLVPDEGAADALFAQFRDGSILDPAPAPEDAAPEAPAPEAPGPAPDDAAGAAPVPADC; encoded by the coding sequence TTGGGAGACGACGGGTGGGGCCCCGTGGAGCGCGGCGGCGGTGACACCGAGGGTCCGCCGGCGACTCCGCCGGAGCCCGCGGCGGACACCGAGGGCCAGCCCGCGGCCCCGGCGCAGCCCGCGGCGGACACCGGTGGCTTCGGCCCTGTCCAACGGGGCCGGGCGCGTCCGACGCGCAACGCGGCACGGCAGGTCGGGGGTGAGCGCCCACCGCCGACGCCCGCCGACCGCGGGACGTCACCGGCCGCGGCGCCCCACCGTGCGCGCCGGCTCACCCCGCGCCGGTCGGCCCGTGTTCTGCTGCTCGCCGTCGCGGTGCTCGGCCTGGCGGTGGCTGGCACGGGAGCGGTGCTGGCGGTCTACACGAGCACGCAGATCAACCGTGTGCAGGTCGACGGTCTCGGCAGTGCCGACGGCCGGATGAACGTGCTGGTGGTCGGCAACGACAGCCGGCAGGGACTCACCGACGAGGAGCTGCTGGAGCTCGGCACCGAGGCCGTCGACGGTGATCGCACGGACACGATCTTCCTGCTGTCGATCTCGGGGGGACGCGCCGCGATGCTGTCGCTGCCCCGCGACCTCTACGTCACCCGGTGCGATGGGACGCAGGGGCGCATCAACGCCGCCTACGCCCTCGGCGGACCGACGTGCATGGCGCAGACCGTGACGCAGATGTCGGGGATCCCGGTGACGCACTACGCCGAGGTGAACTTCCTGGGCTTCATCAAGATCGTCGACGCTGTCGGGGGGGTGACCCTCTTCTTCGAGGAGGCATTCGTGGACCGGCCCGCCGGCATCGACGTGCCCGCGGGCTGCCAGCGCCTCGACGGGAGCCAATCGATCGGCTTCGTGCGGGCCCGCACCGTCGACGGCGACCTGGGACGGATCGCCCGCCAGCAGCGCTTCATCGCCGAGCTGGCCGATGAGGTCACCCAGCCCTCGACCCTGCTCAACCCCGTGCGCCTGTTCGTCACGGGCGGCTCCGCCGGCCGCGCCCTGACTGCCTCGGAGAACCTCGGCCTGGTGGACCTGCTGCGTCTCGCCCGGGCGGGCCGCGGGTTCGCGGGGGACGGCCTGGCCACCTACACCGTGCCGGCCGGCAACGCCCGGATCGGCGGGGCGGCGGTGCTCGTGCCCGACGAGGGCGCCGCCGACGCCCTGTTCGCCCAGTTCCGGGACGGCTCCATCCTGGACCCGGCCCCCGCCCCCGAGGACGCGGCTCCTGAAGCCCCCGCCCCCGAGGCGCCCGGACCTGCGCCGGACGACGCCGCCGGTGCCGCCCCCGTGCCCGCCGACTGCTGA
- a CDS encoding peptidoglycan DD-metalloendopeptidase family protein, producing the protein MVAAMIAGLLLAAVAPVSAQSAEERRVSQTRQKVAQVRAALESARARQSTDAEALRDADAHLAAVMEAVGQAEHAVQRQQQAVEEARSQLDDLRQRATEQRQTMRNRAVELYKSGGGGGPVDALLAASNPADAVRRSSYIDLVASSDRRSLEGVSASGVAVDAQRTALEAEEASLQRVLDQQQQLHAEVADLRNDRALVFAASSQQVAQLESQERHLDAENRELASLARRSSRAAPVRTSRGAVGTAGVAPAPQVGAGGWVWPARGPVTSEYGPRWGRQHQGIDIGAATGSAIVAARPGTVTHAGSMGGYGAMTLIDHGGGITTAYAHQSAIMVRRGQQVGAGERIGSVGCSGSCTGPHLHFEVRVNGSARNPRGYLN; encoded by the coding sequence ATGGTCGCGGCGATGATCGCCGGGCTGCTTCTGGCTGCCGTCGCCCCGGTCAGCGCCCAGTCGGCCGAGGAACGGCGGGTCAGCCAGACGCGGCAGAAGGTGGCCCAGGTCAGAGCAGCGCTCGAGAGCGCGCGTGCGCGCCAGTCGACCGACGCGGAGGCCCTGCGTGACGCCGACGCCCATCTCGCGGCGGTGATGGAGGCCGTCGGCCAGGCCGAGCATGCGGTCCAACGCCAGCAGCAGGCGGTCGAGGAGGCCCGAAGCCAGCTCGACGACCTCCGCCAGCGCGCCACCGAGCAGCGCCAGACCATGCGCAACCGGGCGGTGGAGCTGTACAAGAGCGGCGGCGGGGGCGGCCCGGTGGACGCCCTGCTCGCCGCGTCGAACCCGGCAGATGCGGTGCGTCGGTCCTCCTACATCGACCTGGTGGCGTCCTCGGACCGCCGCAGCCTGGAAGGCGTGTCGGCCTCCGGGGTCGCGGTCGACGCCCAGCGCACGGCGCTGGAGGCCGAGGAGGCCTCCCTCCAGCGGGTGCTGGACCAGCAGCAGCAGCTGCACGCCGAGGTCGCCGACCTGCGCAACGATCGGGCGCTGGTCTTCGCGGCCAGCTCCCAGCAGGTCGCACAGCTCGAGTCGCAGGAGCGCCACCTGGACGCTGAGAACCGGGAGCTCGCCAGCCTCGCGCGGCGGTCCAGCCGAGCTGCGCCCGTGCGCACCAGCCGTGGGGCGGTGGGCACCGCGGGTGTGGCGCCTGCACCGCAGGTCGGTGCCGGCGGCTGGGTCTGGCCCGCTCGGGGGCCGGTCACCAGCGAGTACGGTCCGCGGTGGGGTCGCCAGCACCAGGGCATCGACATCGGGGCGGCCACCGGCTCGGCGATCGTGGCAGCCCGGCCCGGCACCGTGACCCACGCCGGCTCGATGGGCGGCTACGGGGCGATGACGTTGATCGACCATGGCGGTGGGATCACCACCGCGTACGCGCACCAGAGCGCCATCATGGTGCGACGCGGCCAACAGGTCGGCGCCGGGGAGCGCATCGGCTCGGTCGGCTGCTCGGGCAGCTGCACGGGCCCCCACCTGCACTTCGAGGTCCGGGTCAACGGTTCCGCCCGCAACCCGCGCGGCTACCTCAACTGA
- a CDS encoding VanW family protein — MRTLLPAPHQAGSPTRRRRGPRLAIALLAAFVVLGALTLTGLRLARQGTLPGAQVADVQVGDLDETALAAVLDEYRDRRERTPVTVTLGEVEVAAPAADLGYRFDTEATAQAVLRRGRQVNPFGALFDHLRAFLGTIRVAPEQHVDAEQLEAWLVRASAELTQPPVEGSLEFDGAQITRIDPRPGGVVQLDVLRPRLRAALLDPQADRTVRAQAEPVRPETTPADVDAVLAVAERALAGPVTLSRDDTALTLSPDQIGAVLAVDRDGAELGLRVDPARLAEVVPATTLDAIETPPVDATFSVAGGTVRIAPSQDGFQFDPEIAAEQVLALATGGGPREAALEGVVTAPDLTTAGAEALGVVERVSTYTTEFTAGQSRVTNIHRIADMVDGTLLRPGETFSVNDHVGERTAAKGFVGGGAIFDGEFVEQIGGGVSQFATTMYNAAYFGGYAIPQHKAHSYYISRYPVGREATLNYPNVDLQMRNSSPYGALLATAHTATSVTVSVYGTRWVQVDSITGERTNVTPPPERVRETDALPAGSGRVVQSGREGFDITVTRVLTFPDGRVEREPETTRYLPEPRIIERGAGAAPPEEPDAPPPGAV, encoded by the coding sequence ATGCGCACACTTCTCCCCGCGCCACACCAGGCGGGCTCCCCGACGCGGCGCCGACGCGGCCCGCGTCTCGCGATCGCCTTGCTGGCCGCGTTCGTCGTCCTGGGGGCGCTGACACTCACCGGCCTGCGCCTGGCGCGCCAGGGCACCCTTCCAGGTGCGCAGGTGGCTGACGTGCAGGTGGGCGACCTCGACGAGACCGCGCTGGCCGCCGTCCTGGACGAGTACCGCGACCGCCGTGAGCGCACACCGGTCACGGTGACGCTGGGTGAGGTGGAGGTCGCAGCGCCCGCAGCCGACCTCGGCTACCGGTTCGACACGGAGGCGACGGCACAAGCGGTGCTGCGCCGGGGCCGCCAGGTCAACCCCTTCGGGGCCTTGTTCGACCACCTGCGGGCCTTTTTGGGCACCATCAGGGTCGCCCCGGAGCAGCACGTCGACGCCGAGCAGCTGGAGGCGTGGCTCGTCAGGGCCTCCGCGGAGCTCACCCAGCCCCCCGTGGAGGGGTCCCTGGAGTTCGACGGAGCGCAGATCACCCGCATCGATCCCCGACCCGGGGGGGTCGTGCAGCTCGACGTGCTGCGACCCCGCTTGCGGGCCGCCCTCCTGGACCCGCAAGCCGATCGCACCGTGCGCGCCCAGGCGGAGCCGGTGCGACCCGAGACGACCCCGGCAGACGTGGACGCCGTGCTGGCGGTCGCCGAGCGTGCCCTGGCCGGTCCCGTGACGCTGTCCCGTGATGACACGGCGCTGACGCTGTCGCCCGACCAGATCGGTGCGGTGCTCGCGGTCGACCGTGACGGCGCCGAGCTCGGCCTGCGGGTCGACCCCGCCCGGCTCGCCGAGGTGGTCCCTGCCACCACGCTGGACGCGATCGAGACGCCACCGGTGGACGCGACGTTCTCGGTGGCCGGTGGCACGGTGCGCATCGCGCCGTCCCAGGACGGGTTCCAGTTCGATCCCGAGATCGCCGCGGAGCAGGTCCTCGCGCTCGCGACCGGCGGCGGACCCCGCGAGGCAGCCCTGGAGGGCGTGGTCACGGCTCCCGACCTCACCACCGCGGGCGCCGAAGCGCTGGGGGTCGTCGAGCGGGTGTCGACCTACACGACCGAGTTCACCGCCGGCCAGAGCCGGGTGACCAACATCCACCGGATCGCCGACATGGTCGACGGGACCCTCCTACGTCCGGGCGAGACCTTCTCCGTCAACGACCACGTCGGCGAGCGCACCGCCGCCAAGGGCTTCGTCGGCGGCGGGGCGATCTTCGACGGGGAGTTCGTCGAGCAGATCGGCGGGGGGGTCAGCCAGTTCGCGACCACCATGTACAACGCGGCGTACTTCGGCGGGTACGCGATCCCGCAGCACAAGGCCCACTCCTACTACATCAGCCGGTATCCGGTGGGGCGCGAGGCCACCCTGAACTACCCCAACGTCGACCTGCAGATGCGCAACTCCTCGCCGTACGGGGCCCTGCTCGCGACCGCCCACACGGCGACGTCGGTGACCGTGTCGGTCTACGGCACCCGCTGGGTGCAGGTCGACTCGATCACCGGGGAGCGCACGAACGTCACGCCGCCCCCGGAGCGCGTCCGCGAGACCGATGCCCTCCCAGCCGGCAGCGGGCGCGTCGTCCAGTCCGGGCGGGAGGGCTTCGACATCACGGTCACCCGCGTGCTGACCTTCCCCGACGGTCGCGTGGAGCGGGAACCGGAGACGACCCGCTACCTGCCCGAGCCCCGCATCATCGAACGGGGAGCCGGCGCGGCCCCGCCCGAGGAGCCCGACGCGCCACCTCCCGGCGCGGTGTGA
- a CDS encoding hemolysin family protein, with translation MVTVLGLLAVAGLIAANGYFVAAEFAYVAARRGRLEEAAAQGDRRGVLSLAVRDRLSFMLSGAQLGITATSLLVGYIAEPTLGAALRPLIGLTGLGDQAVLAVSLTVGFVVATTAQMVIGELAPKNLAIAKAEPVALALARTTWWYTRLAGPLIRLFDGAANRLLRLLGIEPVDDVPSAVSAEELEHIIAESGKKGALTAGQAGLMSRALDFRARRAGDVMVARPNVDSIPVEATCEDLRRLAVASGHSRFPAIGEGLDDVRGVVQAKDIFLVDAAVRSRTLLHSLLHPSLAVPETALLGPLLTELRAARSPMAVVVDEHGGTAGIVTLEDIVEELVGEIRDEHDAAEPRVQALPDGSYLVPGGWRIDEAARDTGLALPEGDYDTVSGLVMATLGRMPKPGDVIEVDGTRVRVRSLAGLAVGQAQLTAVPRTRGGEEPS, from the coding sequence ATGGTGACGGTCCTCGGCCTGCTGGCGGTGGCGGGGCTGATCGCGGCCAACGGGTACTTCGTGGCCGCCGAGTTCGCCTACGTGGCGGCCCGCCGCGGGCGCCTGGAGGAGGCCGCCGCGCAGGGTGACCGGCGGGGGGTGCTGAGCTTGGCGGTCCGGGACCGGCTGTCGTTCATGCTCTCCGGCGCCCAGCTCGGGATCACCGCGACGTCCCTGCTGGTCGGCTACATCGCCGAGCCGACCCTCGGCGCGGCCCTGCGGCCGCTGATCGGGCTCACCGGCCTCGGCGACCAAGCCGTGTTGGCCGTGTCGCTCACCGTCGGCTTCGTGGTGGCGACCACCGCCCAGATGGTGATCGGCGAGCTGGCCCCGAAGAACCTCGCGATCGCCAAGGCCGAACCGGTGGCGCTCGCGCTGGCACGCACCACCTGGTGGTACACCCGGCTCGCCGGACCGCTGATCCGCCTGTTCGACGGCGCCGCGAACCGGCTCCTTCGCCTGCTCGGCATCGAGCCCGTGGATGACGTGCCGAGCGCCGTGTCGGCCGAGGAGCTCGAGCACATCATCGCCGAGTCGGGCAAGAAAGGCGCCCTCACCGCGGGCCAGGCGGGGCTGATGTCCCGGGCGCTGGACTTTCGCGCCCGGCGGGCCGGCGACGTCATGGTCGCGCGTCCGAACGTCGACTCCATCCCGGTGGAGGCCACGTGTGAGGACCTGCGCCGGTTGGCGGTGGCCAGCGGGCACTCCCGGTTCCCCGCGATCGGCGAGGGCCTGGACGACGTCCGCGGCGTGGTCCAGGCCAAGGACATCTTCCTCGTCGATGCCGCTGTGCGCTCACGCACCCTCCTGCACTCGCTGCTGCACCCGAGCCTGGCCGTGCCGGAGACCGCGTTGCTCGGTCCGCTGCTCACCGAGCTGCGTGCCGCACGCAGCCCGATGGCCGTGGTGGTCGACGAGCACGGCGGCACCGCCGGCATCGTGACCCTGGAGGACATCGTCGAGGAGCTCGTCGGCGAGATCCGCGACGAGCACGATGCGGCGGAACCGCGCGTGCAGGCCCTGCCCGACGGCTCGTACCTCGTCCCCGGCGGCTGGCGCATCGACGAGGCGGCGCGCGACACCGGACTCGCCCTGCCCGAGGGTGACTACGACACCGTGAGCGGGCTCGTCATGGCCACCCTGGGTCGCATGCCGAAGCCTGGTGACGTCATCGAGGTGGACGGCACACGGGTGCGGGTGCGCAGCCTCGCGGGCCTGGCCGTCGGGCAGGCGCAGCTGACCGCGGTCCCCCGCACGCGCGGTGGGGAGGAGCCCTCGTGA